TGAAGACCTGAAGGAGCTTTGTGCATTGGAGTTGATCAATTACCTTGGAGACGATGAGCTCTGTGGTGAGGAGGAACAAGTGTTTGAGACACTCATGGTCTGGATCCGGCACGATCTCCAGGCGCGACAGGGCTATATCCAAGATTTGTTCAAGAAGGTCCGGCTTCAATACGTCCACCCAACCTTCCTTTTCCACTTCATTGCCAATGACTCCCTCATTCAGTCTTCACCCGCTTGTAGAAGCATCCTGGAATCAGCTAGGAGACAGATGTTTTCATTATACAGCACCAGCGCTCCTGACATCAAACCCATGTGGCACGTTCCCCGCAGATATTCGTACCAAGAGTTCCTCATAATCATTGGTGGCAGGAAGGACAACCAGACGACAACCAGGGACGTCCTCCTATATGATGAGAAGACCAACCAGTGGCTGAGCCTCGCCAAGCATCCTGTGCGCCTTTACAAAGCCTCTGCAGTGAGCTTGCATAGCAATATCTATGTGCTAGGAGGGATGCCCGTTAGCTGTGAGAAAAGTCCAGTCAGTGATAATGTTTATATTTTCTCCCTCAAGCTAAATCAGTGGAGGTTAGTTGAACCCATGCTGGTTCCACGCTATTCTCACAGGAGCATAGCCTATAAGAACTACATTTTCTCAATTGGAGGAATTGGAGAGAACCAGGAAATTCTGAATTCCATGGAGAGGTACGACAGCATTTATAACATCTGGGAGAACATGGGAAACATGCCCGTTGCTGTCCTTCACCCTGCCGTTGCAGCTAAAGACCAAAGAATTTATCTCTTTGGAGGGGAAGACATTATGCAAAACCCTGTCCGTCTAATACAGGTAAATTGTCACTTCTGCTCATCTTATGTGCATTTCCTCCAGGGTATTCAGTACTGACACCCAAGCCCAGCTGGTGAAATCAAAGCCCAATATAGAACTGAATTTGCAATGAGTCTTATGCAGTAGAAGGCAAGATACACATGCTAAGTTGGAAATGCTCATTCAGGGAAGTCCAGTATGTAGGAAATGATGTTTAAATACTTTTATATTTCCACAAGAAGCCTTTATTATTGTTAAGTCCCAAACCCTGAGGCCCTTCTGAGGTTTTACTCAGTCCTTTCTCAGGCagattcccattggtttcaatgagagTTTGCCTGATTGAGTAAAACTGAGTAAAGATCTCAGGGTCAGCTCTATGTgattttagtgcttgtgaaaggtgtaATTTGACAGTCTTGCAAACTGATGCCCACTCAGGCCCTGACTCCAGGAACTTAACCACATGGCTAACTTTATatgggagtatttccattgaagtcagtgctcACTATTAGGCGGGTGCTTAAGTTCCTGGCTGAATCTGGGTCTCAGTCTTTTGTCTCTCCTCAGACAGTATCAGCAAAGACACCAGTTGTGATGGCGGTTACTGTGATATGGATTCCTATTCACTAGGACCAGGACTGGAACTGCCATTTCATCTCACACAAGCCAATGGTTCCCAATGGCCCATGCACTCCCTACTGAGGGGTTGTAGGGTTCTAGTTGGTCACTTGACACTGGCTCTCCACCTCCCTGCCAGatgtaaaactgttttaaaaggaggcaaaaatacattaaatactttcaTATTTAATGTGTTAATCATGTGTTAATATTGCTTTTCCTGGCAAGGGTAACCGACTGGTCAGTGTGTTTCTTGTGTCCCCCGATGTGCCcagtccacagaggatatgagtctgttacagctctcAGAGAGAGCCTAGCTGTTTAGCTCAAGCTGAAAAGACTTATGCTTTTAATTCTGCAGGTCCCTGGTTCAACCCATAGTGTCAACGAAGGTGGTAGAGGTTGCCTCGTGAGGGCTTGTCCAAGATGTAAACCATCATGGACCTCAGATGCTCAGAGGATGAGATTCCTCTACTCAGAGGAAGCATGTATCCCATGCTATGTGTCCCTCTCAGATCCTCTGTGGGTCAGGCACAGAGTCTGTTACAGTTCTAAGCTACAGATCCTGTTTTTTTAACTCTGGAAGTCACTGGTTCAATCGCTGTTGACCAAGGTGGCAGCATCACATAATCAACTCTGTACTTCCCACAGGGACGTAATTCAGTTGTCAGTGGAAGTTAGGTGCagaggtgcaggtggggagatGTCCCCGAGACAATCGCTTAGTGGATGTGGTTGACACATTTGACCCTCCAAACTAACAACAACAGCCACATTTGAACTGTTGACACAGAGATGAATGAGTCATGTTGGATGAAGGTTCACTTACTGAGCAGATGGGtctaacaaatatttattaaggcAAAACTCAGTGAATAGTGATCAATTACTCACAAGTGGGAAGCTTATCAGAATCTCATCACAGTTGCCTCCAACACTGGACAATACAACTTCAACCTCCCTttgttaaacaaatttatttataacTTTGTTATATTTTCTTATACATATGTACTAGTTTCTCATTTTCATGTTAACTCTCCTCCCCTATCAGTACAGATTCAAACTGTTAGTTCAAACCAGtttgttctagttttttagttACTttagttttttcttgtttttgccAGCATGAATGCTCTGTGGTTTCTTATACATACACAGTTCTACTTATGCTGTTACGTGTTATCAGAACAGACTCTTAAAATCCACAGCAGGCTTCTGTCAGGCCTAAACGTGCCTTCGCTCCCAACAGGTCAAGGTTTCCATTATCAATTCTCTGTACTAACCTGGCCCACACCAATCAGCAACATGAATACAATGGCTGGGTCAATTGGATGACTGTCATCAGAACTATGTAAAattaggattcttttttttttccagaggggaCAGATTAGCAAATAATTTGTGGGGAAATTTTCTCCATTTTTCAACAACCCAATGCAATAGATTGTTGGTTCATTAACATGCACAAAAACTAACAAGTAAGTAGCCATTTCTGTAGGTGTGATTGCCTGCTGAAATGCTGCGTACTTTACAGTGTGTATCTTTATGTACTTTTCAGGTTTACCACATATCCAGGAACATGTGGTTTAGAATGGAGACCAGAATGGTGAAGAATGTTTGTGCACCAGCAGTGGTGATTGGAGACCGGATTATCATTGTTGGAGGTAAGCAGTCTAGGTCATGCATGTCAGCTGCATAAGACTAACTCCCATGGAATTTGACATACTTACTTATCAACGGTTTCTTTACATCTTTAATACATTCTGAGGCAACCAACTTGCTGAGGCAATTTCTTTTATGTGAAGGGATAGTAAAATGAGGCAATGTTGTCACGTACCTTTGCAGCCCACACGGGATGAAAGGGGACAAACAGTACCCCCTACTTCCCATGTGCAGGCTACTACACCATTGGTCACAGCAGGCTTGCCGGCTGCTACCATCTCCCCTCCCAGATGGGAGgtcagcaggcagagagaggtagctAATGGCCAGAGCCTGAACTctaacccccccacccaaaaGAGAAAGCCAGCCTGTGGGGGAAGTAATCTACATCTGGTAAAGGGCTAATGCAGATTAATTCTCTTCTAGAGTAAGGAGGGAACCAGCAGAGGAACTGGATATGAGAGCATCACAGTTCCTTCCCAGTTTTGGTCCTGAGGTGATGCAGCTGTGTGCTACTTCTCAGGGGGAAATGACACTTTAGCTCCATGGTGTTTTACAGAAACAAAAACTGATTTTGCCACACTTGCTCTTGTTGAGTAGCAGCACTGCACTACACTCCATGggtttcagtgggactgcttgtggAGCAGCGTGCTATTCATGTGtacagtaagggcttgtctacatgggaacagCCAAGAAAATCCGATTTAACTaaatgtgtgaatttaaagtggtttagttaaactgcattaaaaccCTGCATGAACaccctcattcagaattaaagtggccttgattcagtttagcttaattcactgtAAACTAAACCCAATTAAGGCcagtttaattctgaatgagtgtATTCACCAGGGTTTTAATGCATATTAATTAATTCACTTTAAATTAACAcatttagttaattcagattaacatTCCAGGATCTCCCCTGTAGGCAAGCTCTAGGACTATTTTACCAGTCGAGGAATACCAGTATACTAGTGCTCCTACTATGGCACAACTATACTAGCAAAGTTGCACTCTGTACCAATCGAGTAAAACCAGCCACCATGAGCGAAATAAGGTCTAGCTGTACAAatgcagttttgccagtataactgcatctattcTAAGAGCTTCTGCCAGCTCAGCTACACCAGTCACAAATCACACCCCTCACCCACacagagaagattaaggggtgactttatcacagtttataagtacctacccggggaacaaatatttgataatgggctcttcagtttgGCAGAGAAACATAGAACACAATCCAACGAATGGAAGTTGAAGCTCGACCGGTTCAGACGGGGAATAAGGtacacagtgagagtaattaaccattggaacaatataccaatgatggattctccatcactgaccattttaaaatcaagattggatgcttttctaaaaggtctgctctaggaattattttggggacattctatggcctgtgttatatagctcagactagatgaacacacttggtcctttctgaccttggaatctatgaatagctatgccagcataagtTTGTAGGATAAGCATGGCCTAACCGACTTACCCAAGATCAAACAGGAAGTTTGGCAtggagcaggaatttgaaccAAGGACTCCCAAGTCCCATATTggcaccctaaccactagaccagccTTCCTTTCCTTGAAGCTATTGGACTATTCACAGAGAAAGCTACTACTCAAAGGAGGGGGAAGACTCCTGAGCCTGAGTAAACCCTTCAGGATTAGGTCCCAAGGATAGCAGGGGAAGCAAAGTATTCTGATATCAGACCACAGCAAAGAAGTAGGTAAAAAGGATTTTCAACTCTTACCTTCAAATGTATTTATCTGATGCGCTTGTGTGGACCCAAGTATTCTGCTGATGAGCTTAAGGCCTAAACtgtgtttaaaaattatttatttaacaaaaaccACAAAAATCCAAGTTAACGTGAAACATATTCCATTCTCCTTTAAAGCAGAGAGATTTATGGCAGATAAGTTGTCATTTACCAGCAATTACGCCAAATGATTGGCCAAATTTTTCTGGTTTAGCAACAGCTGAAATTACAAAACATaatactgtttttttaaaaacagcattcaCCACATTTCAAGGTTTCCTTGCAAAACAACTCAGAATGAAAGAAGGGAGAACATGCTGGCTGAACAACAAGagtcttggggcttgtctacatggcatgTTAGTCCTCACTAGAGGGATATAAATTTTAGTGCGCACGAGTGTGTTGTGCGCTAATTGGCCTGTGTGGaacctgctggcatgcactaaaaatCCCCTGCTGCATGTTActatagtgctgtttgaaacagtatttCATTAACATGCATGAGAGAACTTTTCATATGTGCCAGCAAGGCCCACACAGCCCTGGTAGTGTGCAACATGCTAGGGCACACTAGAATTTACATCTCTCTAGCATAGACTAGTGTACCTCATGGACAAGCCCCGTTTTTAGTTAGAAGCCTACATTTTTCCCTTGCCCACCCCTTTTAAGTTCTTTTTGCAGTATCTACTAGTGGGCCCTGGATCAGGCTTTGAGAAAGAATTAGGGTTAGGCTTCAGGTTCTGATCCGATAGGGCCAAAAACTCTATTTGAGACCAGCTCCAAATATCTGGAAACTTGTGAAATGAGCTGCTTTCACAAAATCTGGCCACACTGAGCTGGAACTGGAAAACAGATTTCTTTCAGGGCTGGATCTGACCCCAAACCGAAGCTGCTAGAGGTGCAGTCAGATCCAGGGATCTGAGTTGGAATACAATCCCCACACCGCCCCCAAAATTCCAAAGTGCTCATACCTGAGCCGCTGGTTTGGGGCTCTCTCTAAATTTTGTGTAACACTAAAGGCAATTAGACAAAGCTGTCAGATAAAGATTTTAGGACTTTTCATCACTTCAGAAGAGAAACAATAAAGAGAGATGCCATGTGAACATGCacctttgggccaaattctacccctTAAGACGCTGACATAGATGGCTTGCATTGAGCTGAAGTTCTGACTTAAATTAAGGGGATCCCTTTCACACATGAAACAGAGAACAGAACTAGGCCCTTAAAGGGAATTCTCAATACCTGACTCAATGGCCAGTCCTTGAATGCTCCCAGCCATGAGGAAGCCTGAGATGATGATGCTCAAATGCCAATAGAGGACTGTAAATAGAGGTCACAATGGGTAAGCCAGGGGAGAAAACTGGGAAGAGGAATAAAACTCACTGCTCTTTCATGTGATGCTGCTCATGCAGTATTTAGCTTCTTTTATAATTCAGGccaaggatttttttctttccaaagccAGCTGCCATGTTAGTGATAAACTAACTACTGTCCATGGGaagaaaagagggggggggggaaaaaaaaaaaaaaaaagacaccctcTCTGTTTGAAAGGGACTGGGAAGCTGTAGGCCCCCTCAGAACTAACCTACCCACATTCTGGAAACCATACTGACAAAGAGTTCCAGAGACATTGGCCAGCCGGGGGATCCCCCAACAGTACTGCTCTATCGCCAGGAAGGTGGacatggggcgggagggggagcatCTCTGGCAGAACAgatgcctgggctccagcagatCCCCTGAGATCCATACAGGCTAAAGGGACCTACAGATTTAGGGAGCTGGCCAGCGTTCTGGTGCCTCTTCTGGGGAGGCAAAcctctccccctcctcactcAAGGGAATGATCTGGTGGGAAGTCCACAAGTGAAAAGTTATGGTGTTTCCACTCCTGTATGAATGAATAATTAATACAGGGCACAGAATGGCTCTCAGAACAGGGATACATGGCCTTATTTTgccattgatgccaatgggagttgtCTGTGTATTTCTGAGACCAGCACTGGGGCCAAAGTTCATATATTCAGCTAGCAGAAATACACTGGGGTTTGCAAAACAGAGTCAGAAAACTGGAAGCACAAACGGTGCTTGACAGAGCTACAGTCTGATCTGGTACAGCTAATCCTACATTCTATCTGCATATATCAGGGGTTTTATAGCATTtccaagtgctcagatactacggtgaaaGGACAACTTGGATAGCTAGACATACATCACGACTGTGATATATTAGCACTTCCCAGGTAAATTAGATGTGCCTAGTGAGGCCCATAGTCCTGCAGAATTAACAAACCATATAATTACAAGATTGAAAAGGGTCTGGAGATTAGCAGAAAATATGTTGTTATCCCTTCTGTTGGATTTAGACTTTAACTACCATTCACCTCTTCCATTCCCTGATTTGTGTGTAGGGTACACCCGGAGAATAATCGCCTACGATACTAAGGCCAACAAGTTTGTTAAGTGTGCAGACATGAAGGACAGACGGATGCATCACGGAGCTGCTGTGATCAAAAACAAGCTATATGTTACCGGAGGGCGCTGTCTGACTGCAGACAATACAATCCAAGACTCTGATTCATTGGACTGCTATGATCCTGAGACTGACACATGGACTTCGAAGGGGAAACTCCCACACAAACTCTTTGACCATGGATGCCTTGCTCTTCAGTGTGTCCCCTATTCCAACCTCCTGTAAAGGAATCTTGTGTTACTCTGGCCCAAAGGGCCCAAATTGCTGGGTACGGTGCATATGGAAAGTACTAGCAACTGTCCCAATCATCTGCCAGTGAAGCAAGCAAAGGAGGCAGTCATCTCCAGGGTGCTGTGTGCAAAAGGCCATGAATTCTCAGATCTATATGTACATACTGCAGCAAAATGGGATTAATTTGCTGTAAAATACTGGCGTACATACTGTATTGCCAACAGCCCCACCCTG
Above is a genomic segment from Emys orbicularis isolate rEmyOrb1 chromosome 2, rEmyOrb1.hap1, whole genome shotgun sequence containing:
- the KLHL38 gene encoding kelch-like protein 38; its protein translation is MEEESAKDLLFKDQDFSSELLRQLNVLRQNGMLTDVTLCTSEFEIPCHRNVLAASSPYFKAMFCNNFKESCQAKVDLKGIDSNILYQIVLYVYTGEILITAENVLYLMEATSMLQYIKLFQACSLYLQDQLTPENCLSLIRLSEILNCQNLNKKAKEMALKYFPEVASSEDLKELCALELINYLGDDELCGEEEQVFETLMVWIRHDLQARQGYIQDLFKKVRLQYVHPTFLFHFIANDSLIQSSPACRSILESARRQMFSLYSTSAPDIKPMWHVPRRYSYQEFLIIIGGRKDNQTTTRDVLLYDEKTNQWLSLAKHPVRLYKASAVSLHSNIYVLGGMPVSCEKSPVSDNVYIFSLKLNQWRLVEPMLVPRYSHRSIAYKNYIFSIGGIGENQEILNSMERYDSIYNIWENMGNMPVAVLHPAVAAKDQRIYLFGGEDIMQNPVRLIQVYHISRNMWFRMETRMVKNVCAPAVVIGDRIIIVGGYTRRIIAYDTKANKFVKCADMKDRRMHHGAAVIKNKLYVTGGRCLTADNTIQDSDSLDCYDPETDTWTSKGKLPHKLFDHGCLALQCVPYSNLL